CTGGATAGAAACAATGTTACCAAGGAAGAACTTTGGTGTTGTCTTTTTCATGGGCCTTTTAGCTTAGTTGTTCGTATGCCTTGAAATTCTGTTCCTCATACAGTGCTACAAAAGTCTCGCTAATTTAACGTTGAAATTTCTACACTTTCTTTCATCTACCACGTAGAAATTTACGACtgaataacttttttttgcgagaaaaccaaaaaaaaaacaaaaaggcccctttatatttatgtatagattttcttttatttattttttaaaattctgGTATTCATACTATTCATCGAATATTTTCAAGTTGGTGTTTAAAAGTCAGTAAGGAGGTTGTTTGCTTATACTGTCAACGTTTCTTTGGTACAAAAGTGAGTTTTCGGTTATTGtctcaaaatcaaaattttttaaaaagcaataaaataattcatcgttaaaaaactacttttatattctttcttttcagtTTTGAATTCTGATTTTGATtccatttttgtttttcttttgctgaAGACTAGTAAAGCTtctaagaaaaatattttaacgCATAACGTACTTCTGGTCTCGGGAGGCTTTTTCGCCATATTTTTCCGCTTTTGGTTTTCTTCCTATTAGTTGTTTTGTTTGAGTATTTGCTTCCGAGTGTCGGTCTTACGTCTTAGTGTGCTCGCAAATAACTTTCccttttactttttgttaGCGAGTTTACcgtttatttattcacCTATCAACTCGCCTAGTCTTGCATTTTTAACGATTTCCTTAGAAGTTTGTACTAAATGTCTGGCCCTCACCATTGTTCCGCTGACTGTGATGAACATCCGTTTGAGTCTGGTCCAAATGATACCTTGTATTCTTGCATCCGAAAGGAATCAATTGTTACGCTGAATGAAGCTGTACCAGATTCCGGAAAACTCGTCTTCAAACCTTGGGACCTTCGTTATGATGACACTGATATCGTAGAAAGTGATGCTGATGACCAACTCTTGTTTCAGGTACCGTTTGCAGGTGCGGCAACactaaaatcaattttggTTCGCATTTTTCCTAATGAAACCGCTCCACACTCCTTTTCACTTTTTCCCAATCGTACCGACTTGGATTTTGACACAATCGGTGATGTCCAAGCCACTGAAACATTTGAATTTCCCTTGACTTTTGAAGGAAGCCATATCTTCGAGTTTCCTGTTAAGACTCGTCTCTATCAAAACCTTCAAAATCTCAATATCTTCTTCACCAAAAGCGACGGTTCTGATGATCCTACACAAATCGCCTACATTGGTCTTCGTGGTTCTTTTGTTCCCTTCAAGGGTGATCCTGTTGTAACCATTTACGAAGCTACTCCTAGACCTTCAGATCATCCCAAAGTTAACCAAGAGGAGGTTTTCCGTTCTTACTATTAAGCTCCCGGGAAGTTTAGATTCCTTccttttggttttttccTCTCTTATTTgagatttttgttttacccaaagcaaaataaaaaatatatatgaaACGATACGAATACGCTTtgatttggattttttttaatgacggttatttaaagaatatCTAACgccctttttcttttctttttcttaaatgGCTAAGTCTCCATACTTTTTTAGCTTATGTTTAAATGTTGGTTTGTATTTATTGGCCGATTAATTATGTGTTTAtgtaaaagaaatgagCCTTGATTaggttctttttttcttcctctattattttttgtttttctcttGAATTTAAATGTTGCTTGCAGTagattaaattataaattagCTGTGCTATAAAtgtgaaaatatttaacaaTGTGACCTCAATATAATTTATGCTTTGCCTCTGGGATGTCGTTTGCGTTTTCTATCAGATGGTAAGTCAAAGTCTCGTCGTAGTTTAGTTCGCAAACTGGGTATTGCATAGTTTATCACTTTGACTGATCGTCTTAGTTTTTCACGTCCATTAATCCTTGGTTGagattcttcaaaatcacATGGGGAGCTGTCTCCGGTTGCTTGTCCTTTAAGGTCAGTTATCTGTTCAGCACTTTTACAAGGAATACAAACACAAACATTTGATGTTTTAgccttttcttcttcagttTCGCCCTCGTTGATGGATTCAAAttcgttttcttttaattcctttgaaaagatggtgatatttttttgcggCAATGAGTAATTCACCTCATCTTGTGgtattttgtttacgtGGGCATTggttttatcttttaatatACATTTTCCAGGTTTTTCAGATAGAGCCGGAGGACCATggacttttttttggaaatctTGAAAACAATACAATGGTTGCCCTGTTTCGAGACTTTTAAGTTCATCATTAAATGATACATACTCCAAGCGTTTATTATGCAAAATCTGATAATCTTCTTTCgaatctttattttcacaGGTTGTAAATTGACTTTTTACATTCGCTTCGAGGAAATCTGATGAACACTTTTTCTCTATAATCTTCAGTAAACTTTGCACTTGTGAAATCTTTTTGTGAATGGTTTGTATCTCAGGAAAGAAGTTTTTTAACAAGTCCTCAGTTTGAGATTGATTGCGAAATCGAGCTTCAAGTTTAACCaaataacttttcaaaGTGAAATTTTCTTGTATCAAATCTTGAATTTCGTTTTCAGATTCTCTAATTTTTATAGAAAGCTGAGTATTTATTCTGAAAGTTAgatgtttattatttaccACAAGGGATTCAAAAATGGTGTACTTTGACCTTACTTTATAATTTCacgattttgttttaaaaatttctttttcaacgACTCCATCGGCAATTTATCTtcattgtttatatttgaatttataaattgaaagttcatagcttttttaaagctttttttgcGAAAAGCAATTAAGGACTTGCTGATGTAAACAAACCTGTTAAGTGTAAGGTAAACAATCGCAAACTAAAGTCTTGTCATATTGAGAAAGgctcttttctttaaggAACTTGCCAAATCAATGTAAATTagtatataataaattagatGAAAGATGGTTGTACGACTTAATGCAGCCCATATCCtgaataaaaattgataaaaagaacataaaattaattactGCTTCGCTATCCGACAATATCCATCCAACTCCTGAGAGATTAAATGTAATATTCGACGAATTCTTTCATCAAACTTTTGGAAATAATGATGCAATTGTGAGAAATTAGATTCGTCCGTGGTCTTTCCTATTGCTATAAAGTTAGAGGACAAGGGAGCTTTatactttttgaaaacaccTCTAAAGAATTCATAAGCTTCCAGTATACTGGTGAGATAACCATGAAAAACAGTACAAAAACTGAGATCGTAAGTCTAAGTAAGTAGTCGGTTAGTATGCATCATTAAGAAAACGTGTTAAACATTGGCATATTATATCAACGAACGTTGAATTTAACTACATGCAAAGGTATAACATTATCAACCCTAAAAATTGCAGATACGTCTTTTGGATAAGATCCCTTACATAGTAGTCCGCTTAAAATTTATGTAAAACTTACTATAGGTAAAAGCTCCATGTTCTTGCTAGCATGGTCTTTTCCAAAAGGGTATCTTATGCTGTCTAATATTGCTCGAAAATGTGAAATGCTCCTGGTCGTAACGTAAAACCCTTTTTCAGTCAACAAATAATTCCGAAACTCAGCCGTAGTAATATAAATGGAACGAGCAACGTCTTTAGCATCGCCATCGGATTCCTGAATTAGACATTGTATGTTTCTAGCATGAGATAACAAAGCGACCGTTCTAACTGTTAGCCATAAAATGGTAAAGAGTTTCttataaaaatgtaatCGTATTAAAATGGGTAGGTTAATACCAGATACgaacctttttttaaaattgtttctaACCATAAACGAGTCAAGTGCTTTTCGGTCAAGTGAGACTCCATGGAAGCgaattttatcatttttagaaaatctAATAAAGTTAGTAAGTAAACTCATAAATCATTcactttaaattttaaaacttcaGGCGACAAACACAGAAATTCTTATAATTACACAcacatttcaaaaaacttgGCTATATAtgcttcatttttattaattctaTCCTCAATGGAGCTATTAGATATCATATTTCGAAGCCGCTCTTGTCAATTTTAGACTCAAATCGTTTAACACACATGCACATGCATGTGCACGCACTAAGAAGTTAGAAAAGGGAGATCTATTTAACACCTGATAAAACTTGGGTTAAAACTTCAAGTCTACAGTCTTGATACGAAATTATATCTACGCcatagagaaaaaaaaataaaaattacatACTATGGTTTGACAGATTTTAGCGTTAGTTTTTGAAGAGGTCGTATAC
This region of Schizosaccharomyces pombe strain 972h- genome assembly, chromosome: II genomic DNA includes:
- the sgo1 gene encoding shugoshin Sgo1, which codes for MNFQFINSNINNEDKLPMESLKKKFLKQNREIIKINTQLSIKIRESENEIQDLIQENFTLKSYLVKLEARFRNQSQTEDLLKNFFPEIQTIHKKISQVQSLLKIIEKKCSSDFLEANVKSQFTTCENKDSKEDYQILHNKRLEYVSFNDELKSLETGQPLYCFQDFQKKVHGPPALSEKPGKCILKDKTNAHVNKIPQDEVNYSLPQKNITIFSKELKENEFESINEGETEEEKAKTSNVCVCIPCKSAEQITDLKGQATGDSSPCDFEESQPRINGREKLRRSVKVINYAIPSLRTKLRRDFDLPSDRKRKRHPRGKA
- the txc1 gene encoding poteasome interacting protein Txc1; its protein translation is MSGPHHCSADCDEHPFESGPNDTLYSCIRKESIVTLNEAVPDSGKLVFKPWDLRYDDTDIVESDADDQLLFQVPFAGAATLKSILVRIFPNETAPHSFSLFPNRTDLDFDTIGDVQATETFEFPLTFEGSHIFEFPVKTRLYQNLQNLNIFFTKSDGSDDPTQIAYIGLRGSFVPFKGDPVVTIYEATPRPSDHPKVNQEEVFRSYY